Proteins from one Pseudodesulfovibrio hydrargyri genomic window:
- the tmk gene encoding dTMP kinase yields MFITFEGIEGTGKSTQIARVREYFEACGREVFQTLEPGGSRIGRDLRRMLLHVDNREITPITELFLYLADRAQHVGQVIRPELEAGKVVLCDRFADSTIVYQGYGRGLDTVMLRELNEVAVDGLWPDLTIVLDIDPEVGLKRATLRNIEDGKAKEEGRFEAEHLSFHKRIREGYLTWAAFNRSRMRVVDASGTPDQVFAHIKAVIEACETDEG; encoded by the coding sequence ATGTTTATTACCTTTGAAGGCATAGAGGGGACCGGCAAATCCACCCAGATCGCCAGGGTCCGGGAATATTTCGAGGCCTGCGGCCGGGAGGTCTTCCAGACCCTGGAGCCGGGCGGCAGCCGCATCGGCCGGGATCTGCGCAGGATGCTCCTGCACGTGGACAACAGGGAGATCACGCCCATCACCGAGCTGTTCCTCTACCTGGCCGACCGCGCCCAGCACGTGGGCCAGGTCATCCGGCCGGAACTCGAGGCGGGCAAGGTCGTGCTCTGCGACCGGTTCGCGGACTCGACCATCGTCTACCAGGGGTACGGGCGCGGCCTGGACACCGTCATGCTCCGGGAGCTCAACGAGGTGGCCGTGGACGGGTTGTGGCCGGACCTGACCATCGTCCTGGACATCGACCCCGAGGTCGGCCTGAAACGGGCCACCCTGCGCAACATCGAGGACGGCAAGGCCAAGGAGGAGGGACGGTTCGAGGCCGAGCACCTCTCCTTCCACAAACGCATCCGGGAGGGCTACCTGACCTGGGCCGCGTTCAACCGGTCGCGCATGCGCGTGGTCGACGCCTCGGGCACGCCAGACCAGGTCTTCGCCCATATCAAGGCCGTCATCGAGGCCTGCGAAACCGACGAGGGCTGA
- a CDS encoding amino acid ABC transporter permease — MSAEFLHKKGPLSLTALVDTAKTLLLLTAVVWLLILGSQRLGYNWQWYRIPQYLWTFTDRGFTWGPLMEGLGVTFRITGVSLVLMLVIGLATALMRMSNSWAAKGVARGYMELIRNTPLLIQIFFIYFVIAPILGISAFRSAVIALSLFEGAYASEIFRAGITSIDKGQWEAAQSLGMGPYAMYRHIILPQAVRRVLPPLTSQAVSLVKDSALVSTIAILDLTQRGRMIDAETFLTFEIWFTVAAIYLAVTLALSGVVWLLERRFNGLKA; from the coding sequence ATGTCGGCTGAATTCCTGCACAAAAAAGGCCCTCTGTCCCTCACCGCCCTGGTGGATACGGCCAAGACCCTGCTGCTCCTGACCGCCGTCGTCTGGCTGCTCATCCTGGGCTCCCAGCGGTTGGGCTACAACTGGCAGTGGTACCGCATCCCGCAATATCTCTGGACCTTCACGGACCGGGGCTTCACCTGGGGGCCGCTCATGGAGGGGCTGGGGGTGACCTTCCGGATCACAGGCGTCAGCCTGGTCCTCATGCTGGTCATCGGTCTGGCCACCGCGCTGATGCGCATGTCGAACTCCTGGGCGGCCAAAGGCGTGGCCCGGGGATACATGGAGCTGATCCGCAACACCCCCCTGCTCATCCAGATATTCTTCATCTACTTCGTCATCGCGCCCATCCTGGGCATTTCCGCCTTCCGCTCGGCGGTCATCGCGCTCAGCCTGTTCGAGGGCGCCTACGCCTCGGAGATATTCCGGGCGGGCATCACCTCCATCGACAAGGGCCAGTGGGAGGCCGCCCAGAGCCTCGGCATGGGGCCGTACGCCATGTACCGCCATATCATCCTGCCCCAGGCCGTGCGCCGCGTCCTGCCGCCCCTGACCAGCCAGGCCGTGTCCCTTGTCAAGGATTCGGCCCTGGTCTCGACCATCGCCATCCTGGACCTGACCCAGCGCGGGCGGATGATCGATGCGGAAACATTTCTGACTTTCGAAATATGGTTCACCGTCGCGGCCATCTACCTCGCGGTCACCCTGGCCCTGTCCGGGGTGGTCTGGCTGCTGGAGCGGCGGTTCAACGGCCTCAAGGCCTAA
- the traT gene encoding complement resistance protein TraT → MLKTMKKAAVLAGVLFLLASCVERQQNTHRLVKDEATGYSYGAAKSGEFVADPAMFRNSKLKLRIRNTTGDPALDIHAFRDQLEAAYGDVGYTITHGDDFGILLDVNIRYFGQATEMLPAEYTFLGAAAGGVVGAAPGIQNGRGADAVTGAAAGTVMGAALSEILRNYATEETFIIISSVTMATVMPEHVEDEKTISFVTGKKIREKKTNFKGFRSRETVELAVYAGGFRADKSDIIDEVRARHLRILKDII, encoded by the coding sequence ATGTTGAAGACGATGAAGAAAGCTGCGGTGTTGGCCGGGGTCCTGTTCCTGCTGGCCTCCTGCGTGGAGCGTCAACAGAACACCCACCGGCTGGTCAAGGACGAGGCCACCGGCTATTCCTACGGAGCGGCCAAGAGCGGCGAGTTCGTGGCCGACCCGGCCATGTTCCGGAACAGCAAGCTCAAGCTCAGAATCCGCAACACCACGGGCGACCCGGCCCTGGACATCCACGCCTTCCGCGACCAGCTGGAGGCGGCCTATGGGGACGTCGGGTACACGATCACCCACGGCGACGACTTCGGCATCCTGCTCGACGTCAACATCCGCTATTTCGGCCAGGCCACGGAGATGCTGCCCGCCGAATACACCTTTCTCGGCGCGGCCGCGGGCGGCGTTGTGGGGGCCGCGCCCGGCATCCAGAACGGGCGTGGGGCGGACGCCGTGACCGGGGCCGCCGCAGGCACGGTGATGGGGGCGGCCCTGAGCGAGATATTGCGCAACTACGCCACCGAGGAGACGTTCATCATCATCTCCTCGGTGACCATGGCCACGGTCATGCCCGAGCACGTGGAGGATGAGAAGACCATCTCCTTCGTGACCGGCAAGAAGATCCGGGAGAAGAAGACCAACTTCAAGGGATTCCGGTCCAGGGAAACCGTGGAGCTGGCGGTCTACGCCGGCGGGTTCCGCGCGGACAAGTCGGACATCATCGACGAGGTCCGGGCACGCCACCTGCGCATCCTCAAGGACATCATCTAG
- a CDS encoding S1C family serine protease, whose translation MTELLDQGQVDQAAKVVVDNETYFTGAMGNADVAAAMDRLAKGLEFKYSPQVADLAAGAAAVSWPVDRSRWSEVKARMAALAEREQSLTGMGIFKYPRFRPAGYDQAIKAVAARQEAIRADAPGNFATFPLGGERDFFEDYPVELDQAVFLEVNQDVWSKALGSMTLAQSSAFLNHYGESLPSSARDRLAQEYFKSLCPDPATADLKTIVAAYGKCREAGLDLKTIPGIKIAFLQVTSPDLIKDKAIDFGLDIKLDMPFEAAKASMRSAFQSEAVQNADILVLVSIAVAKARRVVEREETVQSTYVASYVREDNPEYEIAKAEMEAATREQQAAANKETTHWLVDPILHYIDENEKDDLVADTGKRLKVAKEKLKVTPKYIQVADYQPYPMTKAHMDIYKAGTVNYYVVDKRKKRLFRDTFDISEKSFFTVCYALKDSDPQRTRFLQESVLEEDVVRYELEPAAVNLSDLLEQYVGRSSEAKKYGNMGDVQRVFTADRSATQRKRRNETYGYDKYSDKRFDSVVVVRNTGTGIGTGFYVTDDMVITNYHVVQESNYVQLKRFDERETMGRVIARDARLDLALIQADVRGKPVCFYDRRELPLGETLEIIGHPQGLEFSITRGVISAIRKIPPINFMESTNSKVLYIQTDAASNGGNSGGPVFYGKYVVGVHDWGIKKTGSDAPAQGLNFSIHYKEVFDFLDHNGIRVCKGSK comes from the coding sequence GTGACCGAACTCCTCGATCAGGGGCAGGTCGACCAGGCCGCCAAGGTCGTGGTGGACAATGAAACCTATTTCACCGGGGCCATGGGCAACGCCGATGTGGCGGCCGCCATGGACCGTCTGGCCAAGGGGCTCGAATTCAAATATTCGCCGCAGGTAGCCGATCTCGCGGCCGGGGCCGCAGCCGTCAGCTGGCCGGTGGACCGCAGTCGCTGGAGCGAGGTCAAGGCGCGGATGGCGGCCCTGGCCGAGCGAGAGCAATCGCTGACGGGCATGGGCATTTTCAAATACCCCCGTTTCCGGCCCGCCGGGTACGACCAGGCCATCAAGGCCGTGGCCGCCAGGCAGGAAGCCATCCGGGCGGATGCGCCGGGCAATTTCGCCACGTTCCCCCTGGGCGGCGAGCGCGATTTCTTCGAGGACTATCCGGTGGAGCTCGACCAAGCGGTCTTTCTCGAGGTCAATCAGGACGTCTGGAGCAAGGCTCTCGGCTCCATGACCCTGGCGCAGTCTTCGGCATTCCTGAACCATTACGGCGAGTCCCTTCCGTCGTCCGCTCGGGACCGGCTGGCCCAGGAGTATTTCAAGTCCCTGTGCCCCGACCCGGCCACGGCGGACCTGAAAACCATCGTCGCCGCCTACGGCAAGTGCCGGGAGGCCGGGCTGGACCTCAAGACCATTCCCGGGATCAAGATCGCCTTTCTGCAGGTGACCAGCCCGGACCTGATCAAGGACAAGGCCATCGATTTCGGCCTGGACATCAAGCTCGACATGCCGTTCGAGGCCGCCAAGGCCTCCATGCGTTCGGCCTTCCAGAGCGAGGCAGTACAGAACGCGGACATCCTCGTCCTGGTCTCCATCGCCGTGGCCAAGGCCAGGCGGGTCGTGGAGCGGGAGGAAACGGTCCAGTCCACCTACGTGGCCTCCTACGTGCGCGAGGACAACCCGGAGTACGAGATCGCCAAGGCCGAGATGGAAGCGGCCACCAGGGAACAGCAGGCCGCCGCCAACAAGGAGACCACCCACTGGCTGGTGGATCCGATCCTGCACTACATCGACGAGAACGAGAAGGATGACCTCGTGGCCGACACGGGCAAGCGGCTCAAGGTCGCCAAGGAAAAGCTCAAAGTCACGCCCAAGTACATCCAGGTGGCCGATTACCAGCCGTATCCCATGACCAAGGCGCACATGGACATCTACAAGGCCGGTACGGTCAACTACTACGTGGTCGACAAGCGCAAAAAGCGCCTCTTCCGGGACACCTTCGACATCAGCGAGAAATCCTTCTTCACCGTGTGCTATGCCCTCAAGGACAGCGACCCTCAGCGGACCAGGTTCCTGCAGGAGTCCGTGCTCGAGGAGGACGTGGTCCGCTACGAGCTGGAACCGGCGGCGGTCAACCTGTCGGACCTGCTTGAGCAGTATGTCGGCCGTTCCTCCGAAGCGAAGAAATACGGCAACATGGGGGACGTGCAGCGGGTCTTCACGGCCGATCGCAGCGCCACCCAGCGCAAGCGCAGGAACGAGACCTACGGGTATGACAAGTACTCGGACAAGCGGTTCGACTCCGTGGTGGTCGTGCGCAACACCGGGACCGGTATCGGAACCGGGTTCTACGTGACCGACGACATGGTCATCACCAACTACCACGTGGTCCAGGAGTCCAACTATGTCCAGCTCAAGCGGTTCGACGAGCGCGAGACCATGGGCCGGGTCATCGCCCGCGACGCGCGTCTGGACCTGGCCCTGATCCAGGCCGACGTGCGCGGCAAACCGGTCTGCTTCTACGACAGGCGGGAGCTGCCGTTGGGCGAGACCCTGGAGATCATCGGCCACCCGCAGGGGCTGGAGTTCTCCATCACCCGGGGGGTCATCAGCGCCATCCGGAAAATTCCGCCCATCAACTTCATGGAGTCCACCAACAGCAAGGTCCTGTACATCCAGACGGACGCCGCCTCCAACGGCGGCAACTCGGGCGGCCCGGTCTTCTACGGGAAATACGTGGTCGGCGTGCATGACTGGGGCATCAAGAAAACCGGGTCCGACGCGCCTGCGCAAGGACTCAATTTTTCCATCCATTACAAGGAAGTTTTCGATTTTCTGGACCATAACGGAATACGCGTCTGCAAGGGGAGCAAGTGA
- a CDS encoding transporter substrate-binding domain-containing protein has translation MKRIRILAIASLFILLASAFGCSQEPIQKKTDKNAPAATAAAPESGSQLDAILKRGTIRVGFDTFKPWAMKDKNGEYIGFEIEVARKIAEDMGVKVEFVPTKWSGIIPALLTGKFDIIIGGMSVTPQRNLKVNFSLPYEYSGMSIVASRKIAEGRASIEDFNNPGTTIAVRLGTTAAEAAKNFLPKAKILFFDEESQTIQELLNERVHAVVASNPLPLNLSKEYADQLYLPLKDDFTREPIAFAVKKGDPDFLNWLNNWVRVTMSKGWLQNRYEYWFFTNEWENQIQ, from the coding sequence ATGAAACGCATCCGCATCCTGGCCATCGCCTCACTTTTCATCCTGCTCGCATCCGCCTTCGGGTGCAGCCAGGAGCCCATCCAGAAGAAAACCGACAAGAACGCACCGGCGGCGACCGCCGCGGCCCCGGAATCCGGCAGCCAGCTCGACGCCATCCTCAAGCGCGGCACCATCCGGGTCGGCTTCGACACTTTCAAGCCCTGGGCCATGAAGGACAAGAACGGCGAATACATCGGCTTCGAGATCGAGGTCGCCCGCAAGATCGCCGAGGACATGGGCGTCAAGGTCGAGTTCGTACCCACCAAGTGGTCCGGCATCATCCCGGCCCTGCTGACCGGCAAGTTCGACATCATCATCGGCGGCATGTCCGTCACGCCCCAGCGCAACCTCAAGGTGAACTTCTCCCTGCCGTACGAGTACTCGGGCATGTCCATCGTGGCCAGCCGGAAGATCGCCGAGGGACGCGCCTCCATCGAGGACTTCAACAACCCGGGCACGACCATCGCCGTGCGGTTGGGCACCACCGCGGCCGAAGCGGCCAAAAACTTCCTGCCCAAAGCCAAGATTCTCTTCTTCGACGAGGAGTCCCAGACCATCCAGGAGCTGCTCAACGAGCGCGTCCACGCCGTGGTCGCCTCCAATCCGCTGCCGCTCAACCTGTCCAAGGAATACGCGGACCAGCTCTACCTGCCGCTCAAGGACGACTTCACCAGGGAGCCCATCGCCTTTGCCGTGAAAAAGGGCGACCCCGACTTCCTGAACTGGCTGAACAACTGGGTCCGCGTGACCATGAGCAAGGGCTGGCTGCAGAACCGCTATGAGTACTGGTTCTTCACCAACGAATGGGAAAACCAGATCCAGTAG
- a CDS encoding amino acid ABC transporter permease codes for MPLPTEKRLKITLLDAAILAALAGAFGYIVLKAATGLNYHWNWEVLPQFLARFDERSGSWVPGLLTKGLFTTVRLSVWSGILAVILGIFIGLFRVSPSLFKRQVGAVYVGLIRNTPPLVLIFVFYFFIGDQIMSLLGVDHFIYGLSDGTREALSWFFGPMNRFPRFLSALITLALFEAAYIAEIVRAGIDSVEPGQWEASASTGMTRFQTLLYVVLPQALQRMLPALAGQFISIIKDSAIVSVISIEELTFQAQQLMTTTYRSFEIWILVLAMYFALTFLCSLIVRKLELTLSR; via the coding sequence TTGCCTTTGCCAACCGAAAAGCGCCTGAAGATCACCCTGCTGGACGCCGCCATCCTGGCGGCTCTGGCAGGGGCCTTCGGCTACATCGTCCTCAAGGCCGCCACCGGGCTCAACTATCACTGGAACTGGGAGGTTCTCCCGCAGTTTCTGGCGCGCTTCGACGAAAGGAGCGGATCGTGGGTGCCCGGCCTGCTGACCAAGGGGCTGTTCACCACCGTCCGCCTGTCCGTCTGGTCCGGCATCCTGGCCGTCATCCTGGGCATCTTCATCGGGCTGTTCCGGGTCAGTCCGAGCCTGTTCAAGCGCCAGGTGGGCGCGGTCTATGTGGGGCTCATCCGCAACACCCCGCCGCTGGTGCTCATCTTCGTCTTCTATTTCTTCATCGGCGACCAGATTATGAGCCTGCTCGGCGTGGACCATTTCATCTACGGGCTGTCCGACGGGACCCGCGAGGCCCTGAGCTGGTTCTTCGGGCCTATGAACCGGTTCCCCCGGTTCCTGTCCGCGCTGATCACCCTGGCCCTGTTCGAGGCGGCCTATATCGCGGAAATCGTCCGCGCGGGCATCGACTCCGTGGAGCCCGGCCAGTGGGAGGCCTCGGCGTCCACCGGCATGACCCGCTTCCAGACCCTGCTTTACGTCGTTCTGCCCCAGGCCCTGCAACGCATGTTGCCAGCCCTGGCCGGACAGTTTATATCTATCATAAAGGACTCGGCCATCGTCTCCGTCATCTCCATCGAGGAGTTGACGTTTCAGGCCCAGCAGCTCATGACGACCACGTATCGGAGCTTCGAGATATGGATCCTGGTCCTGGCCATGTATTTCGCGCTCACGTTCTTGTGCTCCCTGATAGTACGCAAACTGGAACTGACGCTGAGCAGGTGA
- a CDS encoding ferredoxin-thioredoxin reductase catalytic domain-containing protein yields the protein MDAGQLYEMLKKVQEPKGYHFNADMDMTMPLLESLLTNKERFGYMACPCRLANGDYEADKDILCPCVYREEDVKEYGACFCALYVSKEFNEGTIEKRVVPERRPPEKILF from the coding sequence ATGGACGCCGGACAGCTGTACGAAATGCTGAAGAAGGTCCAGGAACCCAAGGGCTACCACTTCAACGCGGACATGGACATGACCATGCCCCTGCTGGAGAGCCTGCTGACCAACAAGGAACGCTTCGGCTACATGGCCTGTCCCTGCCGGCTGGCCAACGGCGACTACGAGGCGGACAAGGACATCCTGTGCCCCTGCGTCTACCGCGAGGAGGACGTCAAGGAATACGGCGCCTGCTTCTGCGCCCTGTATGTCAGCAAGGAGTTCAACGAAGGGACCATCGAAAAGCGGGTGGTTCCCGAACGCAGGCCGCCCGAAAAGATTCTCTTCTAG
- the surE gene encoding 5'/3'-nucleotidase SurE, which translates to MNILLANDDGIQAIGLRALYFALKEAGHDVHVVAPVTEQSAVGHAVTLALPIRVKEFRENGFVGQGVYGTPVDCVKLGLSTLLDEKPDLVLSGINAGANVGVDILYSGTVSAATEGALMEIPSMAVSMDNFNPVDLSGQARFCAELLPKIPWAELPRKRVLNLNFPDCPIEEAGEMVLCPHTRASYDDVYDTRQDPRGRPYYWLSGAIPPGRISPDRDRALLTRGHITLTPLHFDFTDRETLDTLRHVIS; encoded by the coding sequence ATGAACATTCTGCTCGCCAACGACGACGGCATCCAGGCCATCGGCCTGCGCGCCCTGTATTTCGCCCTCAAGGAGGCCGGCCACGACGTGCATGTGGTCGCCCCGGTCACGGAACAGTCGGCCGTGGGACACGCCGTGACCCTGGCCCTGCCCATCCGGGTCAAGGAGTTTCGGGAGAATGGCTTCGTGGGGCAGGGCGTCTACGGCACGCCCGTGGACTGCGTCAAGCTCGGCCTGTCCACGCTGCTCGACGAAAAGCCCGACCTGGTCCTGTCCGGGATCAACGCGGGGGCCAATGTGGGCGTGGATATCCTCTATTCCGGCACGGTCTCCGCGGCCACCGAGGGCGCACTCATGGAGATTCCGTCCATGGCCGTGTCCATGGACAACTTCAACCCCGTGGATCTGAGCGGCCAGGCCCGTTTCTGCGCCGAGCTGCTGCCTAAAATCCCGTGGGCGGAACTGCCGCGCAAGCGCGTGCTTAACCTCAATTTCCCGGATTGCCCCATTGAGGAGGCCGGGGAAATGGTCCTTTGCCCGCACACCCGGGCGTCCTACGACGACGTCTACGACACCCGCCAGGACCCGCGCGGCAGGCCGTATTACTGGCTCAGCGGGGCCATCCCGCCGGGCCGCATCAGCCCGGACCGCGACCGCGCGCTGCTGACCCGGGGGCACATCACCCTGACCCCGCTGCATTTCGATTTCACGGACCGTGAAACCCTGGACACGCTCAGGCATGTGATTTCCTGA
- a CDS encoding glutaredoxin family protein, with protein MNDIKVYALSTCIHCRNAKKYLDECGVKYECVHVDELTGDERKKIVQEVKERNPAVSFPTIVIKDKVIVGFHKDQIDKALKED; from the coding sequence ATGAACGATATCAAAGTCTATGCCCTATCTACTTGCATCCATTGCAGGAATGCCAAAAAATATCTGGATGAATGCGGCGTGAAGTACGAATGCGTCCACGTGGACGAACTGACCGGCGACGAACGCAAGAAGATCGTCCAGGAGGTCAAGGAACGCAACCCCGCGGTCTCCTTCCCGACCATCGTCATCAAGGACAAGGTCATCGTCGGCTTCCACAAGGACCAGATCGACAAGGCTCTCAAGGAGGACTAG
- the gap gene encoding type I glyceraldehyde-3-phosphate dehydrogenase has product MATKIGLNGFGRIGRYLARLLAEETDLELVAVNARASNEDLAHLLKYDSVHGRFPDVRPTEDGFVMAGKPVKVTRNAPGEWTWGELGCDLVVESTGKFTDRESCEKHLACGARKVIISAPGKNADVTVVIGVNDDELKPEHKIISNASCTTNCLAPVAKVIHDAFGIKHGIMTTVHSYTMSQRILDGSHKDLRRARACAVNMVPTTTGAAKAVGLVIPELNGLLDGMSIRVPTPNVSLVDLVCELKKETTVEEVNAALKAAANDSMGYTEEPLVSVDFMGSTFGGVVDSALTRVMGGTQVKVIAWYDNEAGFTNQLLRLIKKAAAM; this is encoded by the coding sequence ATGGCGACGAAAATAGGTTTGAACGGATTTGGACGCATCGGCCGTTATCTGGCCCGGCTGCTGGCGGAGGAGACCGATCTGGAACTGGTGGCCGTCAATGCGCGCGCCTCCAATGAGGACCTCGCCCACCTGCTCAAGTACGACTCCGTGCACGGCCGGTTCCCGGACGTGCGGCCCACCGAGGACGGCTTCGTCATGGCCGGCAAGCCGGTCAAGGTGACCCGCAACGCGCCCGGCGAATGGACCTGGGGTGAGCTGGGCTGCGACCTGGTTGTCGAGTCCACCGGCAAATTCACCGACCGCGAGAGCTGCGAGAAGCACCTCGCCTGCGGGGCCAGGAAGGTGATCATCTCCGCGCCCGGCAAGAACGCCGACGTGACCGTGGTCATCGGCGTCAACGACGACGAGCTCAAGCCCGAGCACAAAATCATCTCCAACGCCTCCTGCACCACCAACTGCCTGGCCCCGGTGGCCAAGGTCATTCACGACGCCTTCGGCATCAAGCACGGCATCATGACCACCGTGCACTCATACACCATGAGCCAGCGCATCCTGGACGGTTCCCACAAGGACCTGCGCCGGGCCCGCGCCTGCGCCGTGAACATGGTGCCCACGACCACCGGCGCGGCCAAGGCCGTGGGCCTGGTCATCCCCGAACTCAACGGCCTGTTGGACGGCATGTCCATCCGTGTGCCCACCCCCAACGTCTCCCTGGTGGACCTGGTCTGCGAGCTGAAAAAGGAGACCACGGTGGAAGAGGTCAACGCGGCCCTCAAGGCGGCGGCCAACGATTCCATGGGCTACACCGAGGAACCGCTGGTGTCCGTGGACTTCATGGGCTCCACCTTCGGCGGCGTGGTCGACAGCGCCCTGACCCGCGTCATGGGCGGCACCCAGGTCAAGGTCATCGCCTGGTACGACAACGAGGCCGGATTCACCAACCAGCTCCTTAGGTTGATTAAGAAAGCGGCTGCGATGTAG
- a CDS encoding 3'-5' exoribonuclease YhaM family protein, with the protein MARSVGKKSQYIQSLSAGQTVDDLFLLAGANQAQSKNGPYWNLSFQDATGSIDGKIWSPKSLEYPTLEPGTMVRVRGFVESYRDKNQLKVDHMDVLDASAPGVDLSDFLPASKTPPEELMEALEDMVTEHMRHKPWKTFCRKVLTHEDIRARLLTAPGAKTVHHAYVGGLLEHTLGVARACMALCDVYPNLDRQTLLAGAIFHDLGKAWELSGGLANDYTDEGRLFGHIQIGMEKLEPFLARSPRLEASLKLHLKHLITSHHGEHEFGSPIRPKTPEAFVLHFADNMDAKLNIIDQAYADMDKTGADWSPYMRFLERNVFRPEPTPDNAKKQNAKAENQCLLPLKA; encoded by the coding sequence ATGGCAAGATCAGTGGGCAAAAAGTCGCAATATATCCAGTCTCTGTCTGCGGGCCAAACCGTGGACGACCTCTTTCTCCTGGCCGGGGCCAACCAGGCTCAATCCAAGAACGGACCTTACTGGAACCTCTCGTTCCAGGACGCAACCGGGTCCATCGACGGCAAGATATGGAGCCCGAAGAGCCTGGAATACCCCACCCTGGAGCCGGGCACCATGGTCCGTGTCCGGGGATTCGTGGAGAGCTACCGCGACAAGAACCAGCTCAAGGTCGACCACATGGACGTGCTCGACGCCTCGGCGCCGGGCGTGGACCTGTCGGACTTCCTGCCCGCCTCCAAGACCCCGCCCGAAGAGTTGATGGAGGCCCTGGAGGACATGGTCACCGAGCACATGCGCCACAAGCCGTGGAAGACGTTCTGCCGCAAGGTGCTGACCCATGAGGACATCCGCGCCCGGCTGCTGACCGCGCCCGGCGCCAAGACCGTGCACCACGCCTACGTGGGCGGCCTGCTCGAGCACACCCTGGGCGTGGCCCGGGCGTGCATGGCCCTGTGCGACGTCTATCCGAACCTGGACCGCCAGACCCTGCTGGCCGGAGCCATCTTCCACGACCTGGGCAAGGCGTGGGAGCTGTCCGGCGGCCTGGCCAACGACTACACCGACGAGGGGCGGCTCTTCGGCCACATCCAGATCGGCATGGAAAAGCTGGAGCCGTTCCTGGCCCGCAGCCCGCGTCTGGAAGCGAGCCTCAAGCTGCATCTCAAGCACCTGATCACCAGCCACCACGGCGAGCACGAGTTCGGCTCCCCGATACGTCCCAAGACCCCTGAGGCGTTCGTCCTGCATTTCGCGGACAACATGGACGCCAAGCTGAACATCATCGACCAGGCCTATGCGGACATGGACAAGACCGGGGCCGACTGGTCGCCCTACATGCGCTTCCTCGAACGCAACGTGTTCCGGCCCGAGCCCACCCCGGACAACGCCAAGAAACAGAACGCGAAAGCGGAGAACCAATGTTTATTACCTTTGAAGGCATAG